One Mobula birostris isolate sMobBir1 chromosome 4, sMobBir1.hap1, whole genome shotgun sequence DNA window includes the following coding sequences:
- the LOC140196905 gene encoding retinol dehydrogenase 11-like isoform X2, which yields MDRLQLSSIISVLSSLTSHPLWFVASILLYLVVRLQSKSCWRPRDCPVDLNGKTAIVTGSNTGVGRYIAQDFARRNARVILACRSEERGRRAEREIRQRTGNSNVHLRILDTSCMKSVREFADRIQREERRLDILVNNAGASGLLKRSPSSRIVNVSSMQHRRGEVKLGQLRGEDLERTCFDQLYSNSKLMNVLFTLELSKQLRHTGVTVNAVRPGVVMTEIMRYYGLHLRIIFNLIGFFFFKSAEEGAVSSIYCALSKEMEEVSGKYIDSDCSLSLPSPTAQDAALARKLWEASATLTGLSEDGTGETH from the exons ATGGATCGCCTACAGCTCAGTTCCATTATCTccgtcctctcctctctcacctcccatcCTCTCTGGTTCGTGGCTTCCATCCTCCTTTACTTGGTGGTCCGGTTACAGAGCAAGAGCTGCTGGAGACCCAGGGATTGCCCCGTGGATctcaacggcaagacggccatcGTCACCGGATCCAACACAG GGGTCGGCCGGTACATTGCTCAGGACTTCGCCCGGAGGAACGCCCGTGTAATCCTCGCCTGTCGCAGCGAGGAGCGAGGGCGGAGGGCCGAGCGGGAGATCCGACAGAGAACGGGCAACAGCAACGTCCACCTCCGCATCCTCGACACCAGCTGCATGAAGTCGGTGCGGGAGTTTGCCGATCGGATCCAGCGGGAGGAGAGGCGGCTCGATATCCTCGTCAACAACGCAGGCGCATCCG GTCTGCTGAAGAGGTCTCCAAGCAGCCGGATTGTAAACGTCTCCTCCATGCAACACAGGCGAGGGGAGGTGAAGCTGGGGCAACTGCGGGGCGAGGACCTGGAACGGACCTGCTTTGACCAGCTGTACAGCAACAGCAAACTGATGAATGTCCTCTTCACCCTGGAACTCTCCAAGCAGCTACGGCACACAG GTGTGACTGTGAATGCGGTCCGTCCCGGGGTGGTGATGACAGAGATAATGAGATACTACGGTCTACACTTAAGGATCATCTTCAACCTGATTGGATTCTTCTTCTTCAAG TCTGCAGAGGAGGGAGCCGTCAGCTCCATCTATTGCGCCCTGTCCAAGGAGATGGAGGAGGTCAGCGGCAAGTACATCGACAGCgactgctccctctccctccccagccCCACCGCACAGGATGCAGCCTTGGCCAGGAAACTCTGGGAAGCCAGCGCCACACTGACCGGCCTCAGTGAGGATGGTACGGGAGAGACACACTAA
- the LOC140196905 gene encoding retinol dehydrogenase 13-like isoform X3, whose translation MDRLQLSSIISVLSSLTSHPLWFVASILLYLVVRLQSKSCWRPRDCPVDLNGKTAIVTGSNTGVGRYIAQDFARRNARVILACRSEERGRRAEREIRQRTGNSNVHLRILDTSCMKSVREFADRIQREERRLDILVNNAGASGLPTAITPEGLELTFATNYLGHFLLTNLLLGVTVNAVRPGVVMTEIMRYYGLHLRIIFNLIGFFFFKSAEEGAVSSIYCALSKEMEEVSGKYIDSDCSLSLPSPTAQDAALARKLWEASATLTGLSEDGTGETH comes from the exons ATGGATCGCCTACAGCTCAGTTCCATTATCTccgtcctctcctctctcacctcccatcCTCTCTGGTTCGTGGCTTCCATCCTCCTTTACTTGGTGGTCCGGTTACAGAGCAAGAGCTGCTGGAGACCCAGGGATTGCCCCGTGGATctcaacggcaagacggccatcGTCACCGGATCCAACACAG GGGTCGGCCGGTACATTGCTCAGGACTTCGCCCGGAGGAACGCCCGTGTAATCCTCGCCTGTCGCAGCGAGGAGCGAGGGCGGAGGGCCGAGCGGGAGATCCGACAGAGAACGGGCAACAGCAACGTCCACCTCCGCATCCTCGACACCAGCTGCATGAAGTCGGTGCGGGAGTTTGCCGATCGGATCCAGCGGGAGGAGAGGCGGCTCGATATCCTCGTCAACAACGCAGGCGCATCCG GTCTGCCGACTGCCATCACTCCCGAGGGCTTGGAGCTGACCTTCGCCACCAACTATCTGGGCCACTTCCTGCTGACCAACCTGCTGCTGG GTGTGACTGTGAATGCGGTCCGTCCCGGGGTGGTGATGACAGAGATAATGAGATACTACGGTCTACACTTAAGGATCATCTTCAACCTGATTGGATTCTTCTTCTTCAAG TCTGCAGAGGAGGGAGCCGTCAGCTCCATCTATTGCGCCCTGTCCAAGGAGATGGAGGAGGTCAGCGGCAAGTACATCGACAGCgactgctccctctccctccccagccCCACCGCACAGGATGCAGCCTTGGCCAGGAAACTCTGGGAAGCCAGCGCCACACTGACCGGCCTCAGTGAGGATGGTACGGGAGAGACACACTAA
- the LOC140196905 gene encoding retinol dehydrogenase 11-like isoform X1 produces MDRLQLSSIISVLSSLTSHPLWFVASILLYLVVRLQSKSCWRPRDCPVDLNGKTAIVTGSNTGVGRYIAQDFARRNARVILACRSEERGRRAEREIRQRTGNSNVHLRILDTSCMKSVREFADRIQREERRLDILVNNAGASGLPTAITPEGLELTFATNYLGHFLLTNLLLGLLKRSPSSRIVNVSSMQHRRGEVKLGQLRGEDLERTCFDQLYSNSKLMNVLFTLELSKQLRHTGVTVNAVRPGVVMTEIMRYYGLHLRIIFNLIGFFFFKSAEEGAVSSIYCALSKEMEEVSGKYIDSDCSLSLPSPTAQDAALARKLWEASATLTGLSEDGTGETH; encoded by the exons ATGGATCGCCTACAGCTCAGTTCCATTATCTccgtcctctcctctctcacctcccatcCTCTCTGGTTCGTGGCTTCCATCCTCCTTTACTTGGTGGTCCGGTTACAGAGCAAGAGCTGCTGGAGACCCAGGGATTGCCCCGTGGATctcaacggcaagacggccatcGTCACCGGATCCAACACAG GGGTCGGCCGGTACATTGCTCAGGACTTCGCCCGGAGGAACGCCCGTGTAATCCTCGCCTGTCGCAGCGAGGAGCGAGGGCGGAGGGCCGAGCGGGAGATCCGACAGAGAACGGGCAACAGCAACGTCCACCTCCGCATCCTCGACACCAGCTGCATGAAGTCGGTGCGGGAGTTTGCCGATCGGATCCAGCGGGAGGAGAGGCGGCTCGATATCCTCGTCAACAACGCAGGCGCATCCG GTCTGCCGACTGCCATCACTCCCGAGGGCTTGGAGCTGACCTTCGCCACCAACTATCTGGGCCACTTCCTGCTGACCAACCTGCTGCTGG GTCTGCTGAAGAGGTCTCCAAGCAGCCGGATTGTAAACGTCTCCTCCATGCAACACAGGCGAGGGGAGGTGAAGCTGGGGCAACTGCGGGGCGAGGACCTGGAACGGACCTGCTTTGACCAGCTGTACAGCAACAGCAAACTGATGAATGTCCTCTTCACCCTGGAACTCTCCAAGCAGCTACGGCACACAG GTGTGACTGTGAATGCGGTCCGTCCCGGGGTGGTGATGACAGAGATAATGAGATACTACGGTCTACACTTAAGGATCATCTTCAACCTGATTGGATTCTTCTTCTTCAAG TCTGCAGAGGAGGGAGCCGTCAGCTCCATCTATTGCGCCCTGTCCAAGGAGATGGAGGAGGTCAGCGGCAAGTACATCGACAGCgactgctccctctccctccccagccCCACCGCACAGGATGCAGCCTTGGCCAGGAAACTCTGGGAAGCCAGCGCCACACTGACCGGCCTCAGTGAGGATGGTACGGGAGAGACACACTAA